Proteins from a single region of Haloarchaeobius litoreus:
- a CDS encoding alkaline phosphatase family protein, with protein sequence MPTESDAGVETLLVGVDAACPRILDELFEKGVTPNLESFFDAAASGPLASQLPPWTPSAWPSIYTGVNPGKHGVFGFLRFRGYDWDVVDYGDVREFSLWELLGQQGKQSVVVNVPVTGPPRSFPGALVPGYVAPEEPTCHPDGLFDELREVVPEYRVYPPDADRRDEQLQHYRDCVSSRVEAFDYLVDRFAPDFGFVQFQVCDTVFHEYPGDWNAVESVYEAVDEAFGHLLDEHDPETVVVASDHGIGEYGGYEFRVNEYLADRGYIETTRDGSGMPSWASIAREQFHDGDEQGGHLTNAVEQATQRAVATAARAGVTADRVYRYLDRVGLAEPVAERLGPDIVRAGTRRVDFGESMAFMRDRIELGVRLNVIGREPDGVVSPDDYDSVRTELVDALERAQTPDGERVFERVLPREAVFHGPYVEEAPDLIVVPAGFDQFLSASLRGDQFAPPSESWNHKPTGSVAIVGPNIDQQQSVRDAGLLDIAPTICSSVGVPVPDRMDGEALDVVPTPPREQYPPYPHGGGGEATRRHPAGATDYEPIEEIE encoded by the coding sequence ATGCCAACCGAGTCGGATGCCGGCGTCGAGACACTCCTCGTCGGCGTCGATGCAGCCTGTCCTCGAATTCTGGACGAGCTCTTCGAGAAGGGGGTGACACCGAACCTCGAATCCTTCTTCGACGCGGCCGCGAGCGGACCGCTCGCCTCGCAGCTCCCGCCCTGGACTCCCAGTGCCTGGCCCTCGATATACACCGGCGTGAACCCGGGTAAGCACGGCGTGTTCGGCTTCCTGCGCTTCCGGGGCTACGACTGGGACGTGGTCGACTACGGGGACGTCCGCGAGTTCTCCCTCTGGGAACTGCTCGGCCAGCAGGGCAAACAGAGCGTCGTCGTCAACGTCCCGGTCACCGGGCCACCGCGCTCGTTCCCCGGCGCACTCGTGCCGGGGTACGTCGCCCCCGAAGAACCGACCTGTCACCCCGACGGGCTGTTCGACGAGCTCCGCGAGGTCGTGCCGGAGTACCGGGTCTACCCACCAGACGCCGACCGTCGGGACGAACAGCTCCAGCACTACCGGGACTGCGTCTCGTCCCGCGTCGAGGCGTTCGACTACCTCGTCGACCGGTTCGCACCCGACTTCGGCTTCGTCCAGTTCCAGGTATGCGACACCGTCTTCCACGAGTATCCCGGGGACTGGAACGCCGTCGAATCGGTGTACGAGGCCGTCGACGAGGCCTTCGGTCATCTCCTCGACGAACACGACCCCGAGACCGTCGTCGTCGCCAGTGACCACGGCATCGGGGAGTACGGGGGCTACGAGTTCCGCGTGAACGAGTACCTCGCCGACCGGGGCTACATCGAGACGACCCGGGACGGGTCCGGGATGCCCTCCTGGGCGAGCATCGCCCGCGAACAGTTCCACGACGGCGACGAGCAGGGAGGGCACCTGACCAACGCCGTCGAGCAAGCGACCCAGCGGGCGGTCGCGACCGCCGCACGTGCCGGCGTCACGGCCGACCGCGTCTACCGGTATCTCGACCGGGTCGGCCTCGCCGAACCCGTCGCTGAGCGGCTCGGTCCCGACATCGTACGAGCGGGCACCCGTCGGGTCGACTTCGGCGAGTCGATGGCGTTCATGCGCGACCGAATCGAACTCGGCGTCCGCCTGAACGTCATCGGCCGAGAACCCGACGGCGTCGTTTCCCCCGACGACTACGACTCGGTCCGTACCGAGCTCGTCGACGCGCTGGAACGGGCGCAGACTCCAGACGGGGAGCGGGTGTTCGAACGGGTGTTGCCCCGCGAGGCTGTTTTCCACGGTCCGTACGTCGAGGAGGCGCCCGATCTGATCGTCGTCCCGGCCGGGTTCGACCAGTTCCTCTCCGCCTCCCTCCGGGGCGACCAGTTCGCACCACCGAGCGAATCCTGGAACCACAAACCGACCGGCTCGGTCGCCATCGTCGGTCCGAACATCGACCAGCAGCAGTCGGTTCGGGACGCCGGGCTGCTCGACATTGCACCGACCATCTGTTCCTCGGTCGGTGTGCCAGTCCCCGACCGGATGGACGGCGAGGCACTCGACGTCGTCCCGACGCCACCCCGTGAACAGTACCCGCCGTACCCCCACGGTGGCGGCGGCGAGGCGACGCGACGGCATCCAGCCGGTGCGACCGACTACGAACCAATCGAGGAGATAGAATGA
- a CDS encoding lipid II:glycine glycyltransferase FemX: protein MSYDCEELDPADRDQWNELVETAPQGTPFHLFESLEVFARDSSTELHPLLVRKGQEPIGLFPVFERRVGPIPVAFSPPPNLKIEYMGPVLVERQRLKPRRREKRLARLIDTSLDWVNAEIDPRFVHARTGARFDDPRPFIWRDWEVVPRHTYVVDLTRDLDDLFMAFSADARSNVRQAEEYDVVVKEGEREHIEPIIDLVRRRHEEQDVTYPLGAATVESLYDSLPDDVLRPYVCEFEGSLVGGQLSLELGEDHFVWTGTSERDIPIDPNDLMDWHAIQQAAEQGLKRYDFVGANNERITGYKAKFAPELERYYRLERSTLPTRTAARAYQRIS from the coding sequence ATGAGCTACGACTGCGAGGAGCTCGACCCGGCGGACCGAGACCAGTGGAACGAACTCGTCGAAACTGCCCCACAGGGGACGCCATTCCACCTCTTCGAGAGCCTGGAGGTGTTCGCCCGCGACTCCAGCACGGAGCTCCACCCCCTCCTGGTCCGGAAAGGACAGGAGCCGATCGGTCTGTTCCCCGTCTTCGAGCGCCGGGTCGGTCCCATCCCCGTCGCGTTCTCACCGCCACCGAACCTGAAGATCGAGTACATGGGGCCGGTGCTCGTCGAGCGACAGCGGCTGAAGCCGCGCCGCCGCGAGAAGCGACTCGCACGGCTGATCGATACCAGCCTGGACTGGGTCAACGCCGAGATCGATCCCCGGTTCGTCCACGCCAGAACCGGAGCCCGGTTCGACGACCCCCGACCGTTCATCTGGCGGGACTGGGAGGTCGTCCCGAGACACACCTACGTCGTCGACCTCACCCGGGATCTCGACGACCTGTTCATGGCCTTCAGCGCGGACGCGAGGTCGAACGTCCGCCAGGCCGAAGAGTACGATGTGGTGGTCAAAGAAGGCGAGCGCGAACACATCGAGCCGATCATCGACCTCGTCCGACGGCGGCACGAAGAGCAGGACGTGACGTACCCGCTTGGAGCCGCCACCGTGGAGTCCCTGTACGACTCACTTCCCGACGATGTGTTACGGCCGTACGTCTGTGAGTTCGAGGGCTCGTTGGTCGGTGGGCAGCTGTCGCTCGAACTCGGCGAGGACCACTTCGTCTGGACCGGCACCAGCGAACGCGACATCCCCATCGACCCCAACGACCTGATGGACTGGCACGCGATCCAGCAGGCGGCCGAACAGGGACTGAAGCGGTACGATTTCGTCGGCGCGAACAACGAGCGGATCACCGGCTACAAGGCGAAGTTCGCCCCCGAACTCGAGCGGTACTACCGACTCGAACGGTCCACCTTGCCGACGCGGACCGCCGCCAGGGCGTACCAGCGCATCTCCTGA
- a CDS encoding DUF7837 family putative zinc-binding protein has translation MSHSPETDSSDRHELGGCPHCGTRLARGDVLISYTGGDQQRHWVDCPNCREVVHPQGVRE, from the coding sequence ATGTCGCACAGCCCAGAGACCGACAGTTCGGATCGCCACGAGTTAGGCGGCTGTCCACACTGTGGGACGCGACTAGCACGGGGGGATGTGTTGATCAGCTACACCGGGGGAGACCAACAGCGCCACTGGGTCGACTGTCCGAACTGTCGCGAGGTAGTGCACCCGCAGGGAGTGCGGGAGTGA